The following nucleotide sequence is from Salvia splendens isolate huo1 chromosome 2, SspV2, whole genome shotgun sequence.
TTGCCCGTAGGTATCAATAAATTTAAGTAGTAGCCATTTCTTTGACACAGTGAGCTAATCTTTCTTGGTGTTTATATGCAGATCTCTGAAATTATGGATGGTATTGAGACTTTATGGGCTGGAAAACTTGCAGGCTTACATAAGAAATCACATTGAACTGGCTAGAAAGTTTGAAGAACTTGTTAACCTTGATTCGAGATTTGAGGTAATGATACAAAGGGGAGTggtcaattgctaactcactctctagttgttaactataattaatttaagaccataggattttagaaatctagtggtttaaaatttgtcacctgtaattttcgtttttattaattaaataaaaaaaagattaaaaaaaactaccaaattatgGTTTTggattaaaatgtcaatatagtattttgagaatgtcaacgcattgctttaagaatgacattctacatgtagtATATtgtcatattttatatattatgttgacatttgttgctttacaaaaaaattgaaaattttcgaaaaaaatttcaaattttttctcGTTAGAATCTTCattaaattatctttaatttgatatatgttgcgtgaaaaaataatttaaatcgagaaagttatatgcgttttaaagtcatgtgatatttttcaaaatttagttacaactaatttattgtaaattgaccttaatacccttattgacgttttttgttgatcgcaTTGATCTatgcccttgatttgaatatctaagggttattatttaattataattagcaATTAAATATTGAGTTAGTAATATAACACTCTCCATCTCCATGATATGATACAAATCAGTTATCTTGATTAACCACATAAGCAACTATTCCCTTCCCTTGTGTATTTGGTTCTCTCTCCCTTCTCCAGTAATCGAAACAGATAAATCAGTAACAGAACATCACCAGCAATGTTAAAACTGCACAAATTTTCAGGTTGCTGCCCCTCGGAGATTTTCTTTAGTTTGCTTTCGTCTGGTGTCTGATGTAGAGCGTGCTAACCAATTGAACCGTGAGTTACTGGAGGCTGTGAATTCGACTGGGAACCTCTTCATCTCTCACACGGTATGCCTTATAACGCTTGCTTTAGATAGTAAACCATTAATCACTGTCACCGATTTCGTTAGATTAGCATTTGGCACGacttagttattttattttccatgaTATTTAGGTCCTATCGGATAAGTATGTACTCCGATTTGCTGTGGGGGGCGCCATTGACTGAAGAGAGGCATGTGCTTGAAGCTTGGAAGACATTACAAGAAAAGGCTGCTCTTCTGCTCAGTGAACTCAAAGAGTAAGGGTGTTCTTTAGATTAATTTCTAGTGCAAAGGTGTGCTCATTCTTGATGAATACCATTTTTCATCCATGCATTTGCTTTTCATTCTTCAAGGCATTTATtattcacacactacatgcaCTATTCGATATACTATCAAATTTGCCACACTTTGTGCTTTCTAAATCCATTGGACTTCTCTAAAAATTATCGTTTCTTCAAGAGTCATTCTGTTACAAACTGATTATGTTAATAAAccttagtaaaataaaattgacTATTCCAACCCGAAATATATCGAAAAAGGATATAGAAGTATATGATATGTGAATTGTGAAACACTCAATGCTTGTATTTGATGTATCCATAAGCACATTCATGATTCATCTCCAATGCGGATATGGGAAGGAAGATCGGAAATTTGAGTACGAAAGTATTTACTGTCAAGTAAGAGATATTTGTATCTCGGGTTTAGGCCGGATGCGAATAAGGTAGGTTGGAATTTCGAGTACGATTTCTTCAATATCGAGTGAGAGGTATTCGTATCAAATGTTCATGTCATGTGCAGATACGATAAGCAATGCAAGTGAGAGTCGATTGAATTTTCTGATTTGGCTATCCTCAGTATCAACTAATCTACTGAGAGAACCAATGAGTATCTATtgttactaaaaaaatattcaattcgTCCGCGATGATCTATTTTGACTAAACGTGCGTTTTAAGAAAAGTGATAAAttggtgaaaagtgaaaaaattaGTTGAACAAGACATTATTTTTTAGATATAGGGTTAATAGCTAATGAAATCATGAAGTTCGgtcaatttaatataaatttgaaattcgaatATTAAACTCATGACattttacttttctttattgGTTTATTCATGTCCATCTTTTTAACTATATATTCATGGGTTTTTAGCCTATAATTACCCGAACTTTgagttttttcttatttttcccctaaactttaaaatttgaatataaatgcatgaactTTTGATGTTTCTTATTTTTCCCCaatattcaaaatcaaaatacataTGGCAAATTAAAGCTTATGTGGCAATCAAAATTATACTCACATGTTTAtattaactaataaaataataaatttaaattccaAATTAGTCATCTTTAAGCCCCCCTCTATTTCTTGTCTAGCTCTTTAGGAAGGCTCTGTTGCCGCTGCCGTCATGACAGCACCGTAGATGTTTGCATCTCCATCAGCCGTCTCCTTGCTCAGATCGAAGCTCGCACCTTCATCCTCCGCTCCTGCACGCACTCCTCCTCAAGCTCCCTTTGCAGCTGCCCCTCCACCTTCCAAAACCTCCACAACTTCAGTGGGCCATGAACGCGATCGCCTCCGACGCGCACCCCGACAGCATCTACGGAAACCACCACTCGCCTCACTGCTTGTTCTgcaatggggaggacgatgcGAAGAGGATCGTGAAGAATTCGCTGTGGAAGAGGAAGAATTGAGTGCGGAGGTGGGAGATCTCTTGCCGGATCGAGTCCATTCGCGATTCCTTTTTCGACATTCTTCTTCCAAACAGATCCTCCTCCCTCTGCCAAAGCTTTAGCACTTAGAAGGAGGAAGTGCCCCCAGGCCCAGGCTGCGCGAGATCTCCGCCAGCGGATGGCTCCCCATCACCGCCGTACAAGCTGATCTGTGGCGCTGCTCCTTGTCCACCATCGGAATTCCACCACGTGAGCGTCTTTATCTTCCGCCATTGATGTAATCTTCCACAAAGATGGAGAGGCGGCAGGTTGGAACTTGATACACGAACATCTCCGATGTTTTCCCGACGACGACGGGCAGAGCCTTCACGAAGAACTTGACAAGAAAGAGGGGGATTAAAGATGGCTGATTtggaatttaaatttattattttattagttaataGAAACACGTGGGTGTAATTTTGATTGCCACATAAGCTTTAATTTGCcacatgtattttaattttgaatattggGGAAAAATTAGAAACATCAAAAGTTTATgcatttatattcaaattttaaattttagggaaaaaataagaaaaaactcaaaattcaggtatttataggctaaaAACCCTATATTCAAAATGACGTGTATGctgaaaattttgaaacttcgtatttaatattctaatttgaTAGTTAAGATACTAAAATGactaaattttgtgatttaattggagtatttttttagccAGAGGTTTAATTTGACCGAACCGGTAGAAATCGAAGTGACTACGCCAATCGGCCATGGCAGCGCGGCGGTGGAGCTTTCGCCTGTAAATTCATCCAAACTCAAAATTAATTCGACTGAATCTTCAATCAAAATTCCCATACTCTGCCAAGATGGACGATGAAGCTGATATCTACGAAGGAGTCAGAGCTCAATTCCCTTTGAGTTTCGGTAAGCAATCGAAATCTCAAACCCCTCTCGAACTCGTCCACAACGCCACCCGTCGGACCACCGGCGCTTCCTCCACATCCACCTCCTCGAATGATAAACCCTCCGCTTCCGCCTTCCCCTCGCTGTCCAGCTCCTCTCAGGACTGGATAAACTCTTTCAGAAACTCAAACCCTAGAAATTCGAGTAGGGATGGCGGTGTGGGTAAATTGGTTGGGCCTCCAAGGCCTCCGGCGGATTTGGATGAGGAAGATGAGATGGCGATTGGTCCGCCTCCTGGGAGCGGTGGCGCAGGAAATGAGGACGAGGAGCCTCGAATTGGGCCGCCTAGACCGCCTCCTAAGAAACCtgaaaatgatgatgatgatgaaccgACAATTGGGCCACCTAGGCCGCCTCCTGGGAAAGCTGAggatggtgatgatgatgatgatggacCGGCGATTGGGCCACCTAGGCCGCCTCCAGGTGCTATAGATTGTGATtctgatgaagatgaagaagaagatgcagatgaagaagatgatggcCCTGGATATCGAATTCCATTGAGCAATGAAATAATCTTGAAGGGGCATACGAAGGTGAAACATTTAGCTGATCTGTTCCCTTGGATTTTACTATTTTCAGTATGCTTTACACTGTCAACTTTTTTTTACTGTGAAATAGCAGCTAGTGTTTATTATCTTTCGCACTACAGTTGTTATATGCGTCTGATGTTATAACGTGGTATGCGTTAATTGCATCACAGTGAGATACCATATGCCTGAATTGGTTAGGGAGATTAAAGAATGGTTATTGTTGGTtggatttaagaaagttatAAGTGTTGTATCGTGCATGTATATAAGGTGTCGCAGTTCACAAAAGTAGGCATAGAAATTTGGTGTTGCTGAGAAATTTACAAGACTCTCCTTATCAATTTAAATTCTgtcaaatctctctctctcaaacttAAGTCTGTGCAGACTGAGTGAACCTTCTATGTGTTTCGGTGCTCCAATGAAGTGAAGATACAAATCCTAGTGTCTTCAGTATGTCCAACCAGTCAACCATGAAATACTTAAACATTTTTTCTAGGATAATCATCATCCTCCTGACCATTTTTTTTATGAGTTTGATCTCCCTTAAAGTTTACTAGATTGTGTAGCCGGAACAGAGGCACTTCTTTTTGTGTCTTATGTTCTCCTTGCAGTAGAGTATCTTCGCTTAGATAACCGGATAAGTTCTCATTGGGTCATAATAGGTTTTACTATGAAGTTCCTGTACTCAATCCCCAGGCATCTGTCATATTCCTGGATTGTATGCATATTGGTCACAATGTCATATACTTTTGAGATTGTATATGCTGTCAAGAAGTCCTACCAGATTCGTTTTCATCAGAAATTCTGAACACAGAGTTTTGGTATTCTATTGTAGAGCCACTCACGTTAATATGGAAGGTAGTAGTGGCTTAAATAAGCTTCAAAGCTGAATAAGCAGTCCTATCAGGCATTTCTAAGTTCTCTTCCttaatatatactccttccTAAAAAACCATGCGTCCATGTGACTCTTGTATCCTTTTAAATTGCAGCATATGTATTAAGAAAAATGAAAGATATTAGAGTATACCCCTTTGAACCTTTCTTAATTTCAGCAAATTTTGGATATTTGGGTGATTGGTTATGGTTTTAGCTGGATATATGAATGGGATGCCTCTCTGTTCTATGGAATCTCATGTTAGAttgctaatttttttttgtcattggGATTAAGACTACGAGGGTATCATAACTGAAATTTTTCACAGGTGGTTTCAGCACTTGCAGTGGATCACACTGGATCTCGAGTTCTATCTGGCAGCTATGACTATACTGTTCGCATGTATGATTTTCAAGGCATGAATTCCCATCTTCAGTCATTTAGACAGCTTGAACCATTTGAAGGTCATCAAATTCGTGGGTTGAGTTGGAGCCCTACAGCAGATAGATTTATGTGCGTCACTGGATCAGCCCAGGCTAAGGTGATTCTGAATGACAGTTCACGATATTTGTTTAGGTTATACACATTCTGATCCAACTGATGTTCTTCCTGCTTTGGTGCAGATATATGACCGTGATGGACTTACATTGGGAGAGTTTGTCAAGGGAGACATGTATATCAGGGATCTTAAGAATACTAAAGGCCACATATCTGGGTTGACGTGTGGAGAATGGCATCCTAAGGATAAGCAGACTATCCTAACATCATCTGAGGATGGTTCACTGCGAATATGGGATGTAAATGACTTCAAAAGTCAAAAACAGGTAACTGCTTTAACCTTTCTGGTTGCTCACTCATTTGTTGGAGAGATTTGACTAGCACCTGAGGGTTGTTTGGAAGAATTGAGTGCAATGTACATAAAAGGCTGTGAAATCATGTTTGACACTTTCCGCCCATCACAATTCTTCAAACCTTCGGAAACTCTAGTCATGAATCCATTCAAAGACTCATCCAAAACTGATTACATGTACTGTGTatagtatatacatatataatagaAACATAAAACTATATATGTCGTCAACCTTGAGAATACATTGTGCAGCTGCATCATTGTACCATCTATTCCCAAGCAAATTTCACTCTCATTATGGTTGGTTGGTTCTAATTATTAGTGTATCTCTGAAGAAAAAGCTAATTATGGCATAAATAATCAATTCATACACCATCTGAAAATCGTTTTCTGGTTTTTCAGAAGTTACTAATATTTGTTCAAATTATTCATGAGTTTAATGGGTTTCTTATTTTATGTTTTCCTACTTTCTTGGTTGAGTGGAGAGAGCCAGGGAAATGGCCACTATAGAGTTGTAAGTTAAGATAGAAGTGATATACTCTTATGTGATTGGAATTTTACTTACTCATAGAAATACAGTATTGGTTTCTTGAAAGAGAACATTCCATGACTGAATGGTTTCTTCATTCAGTCATTAAGTCTGTGTCTATTCTTTACTCATTTCCTAATGTTAACAATATTTCATGGTATGGTTGAAAACCTCCATCCATGATTTGTATATATGTACCTATTATGATAATTTTCTCATGCTTGTCTCTTAATTATTAGGTTATCAAACCCAAGCTTTCTATGCCTGGACGCATTCCTGTAACAACATGTGCCTGGGATTGTGAAGGTAAACGGATTGCAGGTGGTATTGGCGATGGTTCCTTGCAGGTAGGTTTTGATTGGTGTGCTGAGCTCTTCATTATACTATATGACTTCATCTTGTCTGTCAACTATAATTATACTAGGATAATGCTTTCTGGCTTGCCTTAATTACATTTAAACAATTACCAATTTCTGTGCCATGCTCTACAGATATGGAACATCAAATCTGGATGGGTAAGCAGGCCAGACATACACGTTGGAGATTGCCACACAGATGATATTACATCCCTCAAGTTTTCGAGTGATGGATTAATCCTTTTGTCAAGAAGCTTTGATGGTACACTCAAGGTATTCTAGATGCTATGAGGAAATCTACcaatttctttgttttttaattcTTGTAGGAATGATGAAGTACTCCTATGGAGCCTGTTATTTTAAGGGTTGACCTAATATAGTTCTATCCATACCTGCCATGTGTACCAGGTCTGGGATTTGCGTCAAATGAAGAAGGCTCTTCATGTTTTTGATGATCTTCCGAACAATTATGCTCAGACAAATGTTGCATTCAGCCCCGATGAAGAACTCTTCTTGACTGGAACATCAGTTGAAAAGAATAACACAACAGGAGGTATGCTATGTTTGTACGACAGATCAAAAATGGAATTGGTGTCAAGAGTTGGAATATCTTCAACATATAGCGTTGTTCAATGTGCGTGGCATCCAAGGATAAACCAGGTAATTTAACTGTGCTTTATATTCAGAGAATCATACCTTGTGAATACTCAGATTTGAGAATCCAAAAACCTTCATGCATCATATTATTTACAGAAAGATTCCAGCCATTGAATATGCCTTAACCTGAAACTTTTAGGCTGTATGCACTAATCCGTCCGCATTTAATCTCTGATCTCAAACCCTGCAGATCTTCGCAACAGTAGGGGACAGACATGAAGGAGGAACCCACATACTATACGATCCGACCATCAGCGAGAGGGGAGCACTCGTGTGCGTTGCACGTGCACCACGGAAGAAGTCTCTCGATGATTTTCAGGCACAACCCGTCATTCACAATCCGCACGCGCTGCCATTATTCAGAGATCAGCCTAGCCGTAAACGTCAGCGCGAGAAAACACTGAAGGACCCACTCAAGTCCCACAAGCCGGAGCTACCCATGACGGGGCCAGGCCATGGTGGAAGAGTTGGTTCGACAACAGGAAGCATGCTGACACAGTACCTTCTTAAGGTAATGTGGCTTTTACTCATTCTCAAACAATGCTTTGAGAGACCAAGTACTCACATGTTTCACATTCTGTTACAGCAAGGGGGTATGATTAAGGAAACATGGATGGATGAAGATCCCAGAGAAGCAATCCTCAAGTATGCTGATGTTGCTGTCAAAGATCCTAAATATATCGCGCCAGCGTACGCTCAGACTCAGCCGGAAACAGTCTTCGCCAAGTCCGATTCAGAGGATGATGAGAAATAAGTGGTGATGATGGTTGTTATGTCTCAATTCTGAACATTTGAAGGGCGAAATCTTGTTATGGCCCTATATGTGGTGTTTTACTGTAGATGTTACTATAGTTGTACGTAGTACTATTTGATTTGTAGCAACTGCCTAGCCAATGGTCCTTTAATGAGCATTCAGACATGATAGATTCTGTTTTGGATATTATAGGGAAATATTAACGTGATAGGGTAACTTGGTGTATTTCTTTTTGAGATGTCCAGACCAAGTGagatattttctcttttttttggcAATAACCGAAtctcttctttcttctaatttttttctcttttgccCGATTTTAttgctatttttttatttctcttttgccctattttatatactcttttattttttcatactctctctttatctcttttaTTTGCTATATACTTATTTCCCTTCATTCTAATAAAAATATCTCGTACAACAAAATTAAATGCGTGATAAAAGTATTTCAAATGAAGATTATTCTTTAATCTTTTATGCCAAAGTATGTCAAGAGTActacttttctttattactTTGGGGAGAAGGTAGTTGCATAATTTACAGGATTACAAAATATTTAATCTTTATCTatattggtcaaaatatttgaagtttataccaaaagttttattttgttatagtaTCGGTTTGAGTGTCGTTAAATTTGAGTGTCGTTAAATTTTTACCTACGCAACGACAAATATGAAACAATGATAAACTTTTTGtagtaatataaaataattatagaaCTTTTTGTATcactatataataaaaaattatttatactatgtATAATAAGGAGCTAATAATATCCgaataaaaaaacattactCCTATTAGTTAGAGTATAATTAATGTAAAGAGAGCGATGTATTACCGTATTAGATTGTTGCCAATATacaatctttttctctctcctcaatGTGCATTCGCAGCTGTGGGAGTTAGGGTTTCTTCACCGTCAGCAGATCTGAATTTCccaatttttgtttaattttaccatttttcacTGTATTAGTGCTTTGGGGTTAAAGCGCGTACGTTGTTGACTGAAAGGGATGAGCTTTTTCCAATTCCAACGAAGCTACTGAGAATCCAACTCTTCTCCATGGAAAACCCGGCTCCGATTGTACTGGATATCAGCTCCGACGAGGAGACGGTTTTCGGTGACGTCACAAAAGGCTTCGGCGATTTCGGCTATAAGGAAGACGGCGAATGGCTGTCCAAACTGCTGGTTGAGGTTGGCGGAAACATAGATGATGATTCGGACGACGTCGTTTTTGTAGGTGAGCTGTTCCCGAACACCACTAAGAAATCGAGATCAGATTCAGTGAAGGTTGCTATTGATGACGGAGATGATGACGAGTGTATGGTTTTGGATGGCGACCCCGACAATCCGGTGGTCGCCGTGAATCATAAGGATGACGGTGATGATTCCGATGATCTCGAGATTGTTGGGGAGAAGGGTGAGGTATGTGTTCCTTTTCATTTTCGCATGTTTGATTACATGACAATTAAATATGGCcccttttttgttaattttttgtCATAAACATATCAGTAAGTAAGTGAGCTTACTGTTGCTCTTAACATTTTACTGTGATTTGTTGGATTGGGTGAAGATGGttgaatatactccctccgtattaaaaaaatagaaacatttgaaacgacatgGGTttcaatgcataattggtaaagtaggtgaaaaaaattggtaaagtaagagagaggaagagaaaaagtagtaaagtaagattctaaagtttctatttttaaggaacggcaaaaaatggaaatagtagctatttttaaaaaacggagggagtatcacttTTTATGTTCTTTGGTTTGGATTGTTTGTGTCTTATATAGCTTGATATCTCTGATGATGGATTTGTTGGGAATTTTTGGAGAAATTGATTCGCAGTTTTTACTTTGTACTATATTAAGCATGGtactttatatttatattttttgtttgtgcAACCATTATCTTGGTGATAAGAAGGGCCCGGGGTCTGATTCTAGAGATTGCGTCGTGTTTTCTGATAAATAAGTTTATGTCTATGTGAGCATCATGTTTATTTGGTAGCCAACCATAGTAGCTGCAATTTTGTTTACTTCTTGAGTGTATCATGAAATACCCTTGGTTACTAGCTATGAATGTGATAAGGTGGGAACTGCAGCTTCTTGAAGTCTACTTCTCGAATAGTTGATCAGATAAAACGATTTCTGACATACTTTGTACTTTTCTTCGAATCCAGTTAAAGCTTTGGGAACCAAAAGTGCGTGTGTGTGATTGTGTGACTATAATGGttattatttggtatttataaGGCCTCTGTCATGTCTGCTAATTGTTACTGATTTAATCTCATCTTTGAAGACACTAGTTGTTGTTTTACTTTATTCGTTCAGATATTGGTTAAAACAAATGGCTACTGCATCTACAGGTGGCGTGCAGGGACTTTCCTCACCCTAGACATCTCTGTGCTAAGTATCGCTTTGCGTCTAACCGGCATGAGGTTCATTGTGGCttggtaatttcttttattttgatattttgatatgTCTGGGGGAGAGTAGAAGGCTTCCATCTTTGATTTTGAGTTCCTTACTTTCAGTGTCACTGTTATGTGTGTGACGTATTGGCTCCATGTCTCCATTGGGGCACTGGCTTTAACAGTGCTGACCATTGCCATGCTAGTGATAAAGAGGAATTCTGGAAATCAGAGCGGAAGCGTGTGAAGAAAATTGATAAGCCTGTCGCTAATCACAGTATGATTACTGCTTGTGTAGAATCGTATTTCCAATCAATTCAAGTGCCGGGATGTGCTCCATCACAACCAAACTCTTTGCCTCAGAATCAGGGTGTTAACCCCGGGACAATTCGTCCTTGTGTCCAGTCATCCAATGTTAGTATGCCAAATGCCATGAACCAAGTAAGAAGCCAACCACCTGGACGTGTTGCTTCTAGATATAACCCTCTTTCGCCGTTAGCTTCAGTGCGGTCACACTCACAACCTAGAAGTCCTTACACCGTTACTCCCAGGGTTGCCCCTACGAACAAAAGCCACCCTGTAGGAAGCCAAATTCGAAGCCAAATTCCTCAATTCTCCCATCGTCCAGTCTTCAAACGTAATGGGTTGATTGGGGCTTCCACAAATAATAATAAGCATGTGCACAGGTCTCAATTATCTGGAGACCCAACTCTAAGCAGGCGTTGTGCGTTGCAAGCTGCTGTCACAGATGTGCGTCGAAGACAGGCTACTGTATTATCTTCTCGCCCTAACATGGATGCTAGGCATGCAAACTACTCTCCTTCTAATCCTCGGATGAACATGCAGCGACTTCCTAACTACTCTCCTGCTTTCACACCGCACCAATCTCTGACGCCTTCTCAGCCATCTGTTAGTGGAACCTCTCTGGGGTCACCAGGATTGCAACCCTACCCAAGTACTGAACCAAGAGCAGGAAACATTAGCAATTCCGATGGCCCCGAACCCTATATTACATCTGTGCCTGACAACCATGTTCCTTCTCAGACT
It contains:
- the LOC121792668 gene encoding WD repeat-containing protein 70-like; translation: MDDEADIYEGVRAQFPLSFGKQSKSQTPLELVHNATRRTTGASSTSTSSNDKPSASAFPSLSSSSQDWINSFRNSNPRNSSRDGGVGKLVGPPRPPADLDEEDEMAIGPPPGSGGAGNEDEEPRIGPPRPPPKKPENDDDDEPTIGPPRPPPGKAEDGDDDDDGPAIGPPRPPPGAIDCDSDEDEEEDADEEDDGPGYRIPLSNEIILKGHTKVVSALAVDHTGSRVLSGSYDYTVRMYDFQGMNSHLQSFRQLEPFEGHQIRGLSWSPTADRFMCVTGSAQAKIYDRDGLTLGEFVKGDMYIRDLKNTKGHISGLTCGEWHPKDKQTILTSSEDGSLRIWDVNDFKSQKQVIKPKLSMPGRIPVTTCAWDCEGKRIAGGIGDGSLQIWNIKSGWVSRPDIHVGDCHTDDITSLKFSSDGLILLSRSFDGTLKVWDLRQMKKALHVFDDLPNNYAQTNVAFSPDEELFLTGTSVEKNNTTGGMLCLYDRSKMELVSRVGISSTYSVVQCAWHPRINQIFATVGDRHEGGTHILYDPTISERGALVCVARAPRKKSLDDFQAQPVIHNPHALPLFRDQPSRKRQREKTLKDPLKSHKPELPMTGPGHGGRVGSTTGSMLTQYLLKQGGMIKETWMDEDPREAILKYADVAVKDPKYIAPAYAQTQPETVFAKSDSEDDEK
- the LOC121792669 gene encoding uncharacterized protein LOC121792669 — encoded protein: MENPAPIVLDISSDEETVFGDVTKGFGDFGYKEDGEWLSKLLVEVGGNIDDDSDDVVFVGELFPNTTKKSRSDSVKVAIDDGDDDECMVLDGDPDNPVVAVNHKDDGDDSDDLEIVGEKGEVACRDFPHPRHLCAKYRFASNRHEVHCGLCHCYVCDVLAPCLHWGTGFNSADHCHASDKEEFWKSERKRVKKIDKPVANHSMITACVESYFQSIQVPGCAPSQPNSLPQNQGVNPGTIRPCVQSSNVSMPNAMNQVRSQPPGRVASRYNPLSPLASVRSHSQPRSPYTVTPRVAPTNKSHPVGSQIRSQIPQFSHRPVFKRNGLIGASTNNNKHVHRSQLSGDPTLSRRCALQAAVTDVRRRQATVLSSRPNMDARHANYSPSNPRMNMQRLPNYSPAFTPHQSLTPSQPSVSGTSLGSPGLQPYPSTEPRAGNISNSDGPEPYITSVPDNHVPSQTVDSCHSDAGNTFLDQLHSRSAISSCSGVVNDFAQPQKQGHPTSSLAYGQNDVQQHQHLTQSGMGSSPAEFGFFCDSSVNHGNMQIHAENGASAETSQVQNIQDDQPSVTPLTVDNPPQQNAEVAAYTSPMDDAVCQFPESGVPGSFDFHLLDSSWMFENQSFAGAVEAAASPNWNVYSPETAFADTGNLFDI